In the Paenibacillus sp. FSL R7-0337 genome, TCAGCTTCAGGATGATATTGAAGAATCCGGTAATCATCTGCGTCACAGCTTGACCGACTGTTTCAGTGGTCCGGTTGATATTGCTGTCAATGGTGGCATGATAGCCCGGGTTGTCGTGGTAAAACTGGTTGATTTGGTTAATAATATTCTGAATGCTGGCATTGCGGCTCAGGGACAGCAGCAGCTCCCGCCATTGATCGGTATGAAGATCGAAGGTCTGGAGCAGCCCGATCAGCTCTTTGACCAGCCTTGTGATGAGTGCGGTCAGTACAAGAGCGATGCCTCCGATGTAGAAGAGCAGCGAGAGGGATACGGCGAGCCAGCCGGGGAGCTTCATCCCCTTCAGGATCAGGACCAGCGGGTGCATGAGATAAGCCAGCAGCCAGGCGATCAGCAGGGGGTATAGAAGCGGCAGCAGTACATATACGGCCAGCAGAATCAGAGCGGCGGCAAGCACGACCCAGAGGCCGCGCAGCATTCTTTTAAGCACAAGTGTATCGATCTTCGGTCCCTCCTACTCTGGCGGATTCCAGAAATAACGGCTCGTCTTATATATATTCATAGGGGGTGTGAAAAGACTAGCAGCGGTAGAAAAGCTCAGACGGCGGGCATATCCATAACCTGGAAGCCGGTTCATGAAACAGATTTTGCGTTCGTTTTTTTCTATCCCTCCGATAAAATCATTTGATGTCCTGCAAAGCTTCCACGTTGTTCACATAACCGTCAAAATCCGGTATGATAATTAAAGGTTAAAGAGCAGAAATTTAGTTGCAATCTTCTGAGCCGGTTCTGAAGTTTTTTCAGAGAGAGTTGAAATACTTGGAAATGTAAATGTTTACATGAGGTTTGAAGCGGCACTATACACTCTTGTTGGCAAAGGAGAGAGATACTATGACAGCTACTAAAGGACTTGAAGGCATTGTTGCAACGACCTCCTCAATCAGCTCTATCGTAGATGGAGTGCTCACTTACCGCGGCTATGATATTGACGATCTTGCGGACCATGCCACATTTGAGGAGACTGCTTATTTGCTGTGGTTCGGCAGTCTGCCGACGGTGCCGGAGCTTGAAGCTCTGCGGCGCGAGCTCAGCGCTCATGCTGCGATCCCGGAGCAGGTGCTCACTCAAATGAAGCTGTATCCCAAGGAAGCCAACACCATGGCCGCTTTGCGCTCTGCCGTATCGAGTCTGGCGCTGTACGACAAAGCCGCCGATGATATGAGCAAGGAAGCGAACCAGACCAAGGCGCTGAAGCTGCAGGCGCAGATTCCGACCGTAGTTGCCGCACTGGCGCGCATCCGCAAAGGCCTGGAGCCGGTAGCCCCCAAAGCGGGCCTGACCATCGCCGAGAACTTCCTCTATATGCTGTGGGGCAAAGAGCCGGATGCGGTATCCGTCAAGGCGCTGGATACGGCACTTGTGCTGCATGCTGACCATGAGCTGAATGCTTCGACTTTTGCCGGGCGGGTAACGGTTGCGACCTTGTCCGACATCTATTCCGGTGTGACCTCGGCGATCGGTGCGCTTAAGGGGCCGCTGCATGGCGGGGCAAATGAAGCCGTCATGAAGATGCTGGAGGAGATCGGCAGTCTGGAGGCAGTTGAGCCGTATATTCAGGGCAAGCTGGAGCGCAAGGAGAAGATTATGGGCTTCGGACACCGTGTCTATAAGAACGGCGACCCGCGCGCTAAGCATCTGATGAAGATGTCCAGCGAGCTGGGCACGATGAAGAATGACACCAGTCTCTATGATATGTCTGTCAAGGTAGAAGAGCTGATCACCAGCCAAAAGGGGCTGAAGCCGAACGTCGACTTCTATTCGGCATCAGTCTACACACAGCTGGGGATTGAACGGGAGCTGTTCACCCCTATCTTCGCCATCAGCCGCACTTCGGGCTGGACGGCGCACATTCTGGAGCAGTACGAAGACAACCGTATCATCCGTCCGCGTGCGGAATATACAGGCATGTCAGACATGAAGTACGTCCCTGTAGACGAGCGATAACAGGGCGGCAGGGAGGGCGGCCCTTGCAGGCTGCTCTACCCCTTTAGTACAATGAATGATATGAATGCTTATACATCATACTTTTAGGAGGAATATCTACCAATGTTGAAACTGGAACAATACGATCTGCCCACAGAAGGCGAACAAATTACAATCGAAGACGGCAAGCTGCTGGTTCCGGATCAGCCGATCATTCCATTCATCGAGGGTGACGGGACAGGCCGTGACATTTGGAAAGCCTCCAAGCGGGTGCTGGATGCAGCTGTAGAGAAAGCCTATGGCGGTAAGAAAAAAATTGCGTGGTACGAAGTGTTTGCCGGCGAGAAGGCCTTCAATACATATGGTGAATGGCTGCCGAACGACACGCTGGAAGCGATCCGCGAGTACATTGTGGCAATCAAAGGCCCGCTGACCACTCCAATCGGAGGAGGTATCCGCTCCCTGAACGTAGCGCTGCGCCAGGAGCTTGACCTGTATGTATGTCTGCGCCCGGTGCGCTACTTCGACGGCGTTCCTTCTCCGGTGAAGCATCCTGAGCTGGTGGATATGGTTATTTTCCGTGAGAACACTGAGGATATCTATGCTGGTATCGAATATCAGGAAGGCTCTGCCGAAGTCAAGAAGGTAATCGAATTCCTGCAGAAGGAAATGGGCGTGAACAAAATCCGCTTCCCGGAAACATCCGGTATCGGTATTAAGCCTGTATCCGAGGAAGGCTCGAAGCGCCTTGTTCGTTCAGCAGTAGAGTATGCGATCAAGCACGGACGCAAGAGCGTGACCCTGGTACACAAAGGCAACATCATGAAATTCACTGAAGGCGCCTTTAAGAACTGGGGCTATGAAGTGGCTGAACAAGAGTTCGGCGACAAGGTCTTCACCTGGAACCAGTACGATGTCATCAAGGAACGCGACGGTGAAGCAGCTGCGAATGCTGCCCAGAAGGAAGCTGAAGCAGCAGGCAAGGTCATCGTCAAGGATGCCATTGCGGATATTGCGCTGCAGCAGGTATTGACCCGCCCGACAGACTTCGATGTCATTGCGACGCTGAACCTGAACGGTGACTATCTCTCCGACGCACTGGCTGCCCAGATCGGCGGGATCGGTATTGCTCCGGGAGCGAATATTAACTATCTTACGGGACATGCTATTTTTGAAGCTACACACGGTACGGCACCTAAGTATGCAGACAAGGATGTAGTGAATCCGGGTTCTGTTATCCTCTCCGGCGTCATGCTGCTTGAGCATCTGGGCTGGCAGGAAGCGGCTGACCTGATCTACAAGGGAATGAGTACGGCGATTAACAACAAGACGGTTACCTATGACTTTGCCCGCCAGATGGAAGGCGCTACTGAGCTGAAATGCTCTGCTTTTGCTGACGAGATCATCAACCATCTGTAAGCAGACCTGGCCGGTAAATACTACAGATATAAGCTGCACATCCGTGTAGCTTATATCTATGTAGCCGCCTGTAGACTATCATCAGGTTAGGCTGCTTGACATTCCCCAGCTTGAGAATCCGGGCGAGGTGCTGGCAACGGCAGTACATATTATGCTCCCGCAGCATCCCTGGTTCAGATGGTGGAGGCTAACCCCGGCAATTTGCCGGAGCCCCTCAAATTGAAATTGGAGGAGATTACGATGGGTCATGTTTTCTTTTTTCTGCATATGATCGGGACGCTGGCACTTGGCTTCTATCTGGTGCTGCCGTTTATCTTAAGCGGGACGGCTAAGCTGTCCTCCCCGGCGAAGGAAGGCACGCTCAGTGCAATCGGCGGATTCAACCGCTTTGCCCAATACGGGCTGGTGATTCAGCTGCTGACCGGCGGCTACATGATGACTAAGGGCGAGTATTCTGTACCTTGGATGATCATTGTTACGGTGCTTCTGCTGGCTATGTTCGCGTTCGGCGGGATTATGACCAAGCCCTTGCGCCTCGCTGCGGCAGGCATGAGAGAGAACCGTGATGTCTCTGCGGAGACTGCCAAGATCCGTACCATGAGTCTGCTGCTGATGGTCTCGCTGGTCGTCATGATCTTTTTCATGGTGTACAACACAATTATCTAAATAGCCTGCTGCCGGATGGGCAGTGTGGCGCTAACAGCTCTGGAGGCTTCTGCCTCCAGGGCTATTTCCATCACATACATAGGAGCGTGCGCAGTAATGATAGGAAGAAAATTAGTAACGGTGGGGCTAAGTCTGGGCTTGCTGCTGGGTTCAGGCGGGCTTATGTATGCGGCAACCGATTATGAAGGACACTGGGCGCAGAAGCCGATTAGCCGCTGGCTTGAAAAGGGATGGCTGACGGGATTCGCGGACGGGTCAGTGCGGCCGGATCAGGCGATCACTAGAGCGGAATTTATCGCGTTAATGAACAGGTTGGCCGGGCTGACGGCGGAGAGCAAGGGGAAGGCTGATTTCAGCGATCTGCCTAAGACGGACTGGGCATACGAAGAAATCTCTAAAGCACTCGAAGCGGGCATCATCAAGGGTTACGGAGGCACGATTCGTCCGGGCGATCCCGTTCTGCGCCAGGAGGCGGCGATTATGGTGAGCAGAATGCTGTATTATGAGACGGGGAGCACGGAGGTATTATCCCGGTTCAGCGATAAGGATCAGATTGCAGGCTGGAGCCAAGCCGATGTCGCTGCTATGATTAACGCCGGAGGAATGAGGGGATACCCGGACGGACGGTTTGCTCCAAAACAAGCGATGACCCGGGCCGAAGCGATTGCACTGCTGGATTACTACAACGTCACAAGCGGCGGCTTGCAGAGTGTAAATATCAGCCGTTCTGAGGGGCTGGGAAGCTTTGAGCCGGGAGCCATCAAATACTATAACAATGTCACCGTATCCGGCTATGATGTGCTGCTGCAGAATCTTAAGATATTTGGAGACCTGGTCTTGGAAGAGGGAATTGGCAACGGAGAGGTGGACTTGGACAGTGTTGAAGTGTTGGGCAAGGTCATCATACAGGGAAGCGGAGATCCCTCAGTGCAGCTCAAGAACACAACCTTGAACCAAGTGATTGTGCAGAAGAAGAGTGGAACTGCCCGCCTGGTAACTGAAGGTGCAACATCGGTGAAGACGGTGTCGGTACAATCTAGTGTGATTCTGGAGGAGGGGGAGTGTACCGGAGCCGGGTTCACAGATATTGATCTGCCATCCGGCATTGCAGCCGGGCTCGTAGTGACACTTAATGGCAATTTCGGAGACGTGAACATTGAAGCCGATGGCCCCAACCTCCACCTGCAAAAAGGCTCCATACGCACGGTCAAGACCGCTGCCTCTGCATCAGGACTTAAGATGGAGCTGGATGGAGGGACAACGGTTACTCAGGCTATTCTGAATACATCAACGAAGGTTACGGGAGCAGGCAGGGTTCTGGATGTAATCGTAAAAGAAGATGAATAGAATTCTGAATGAAGGGCTGCTCTCTTCTAAGGGGCGTTTTGAATAGCATTAGGATCAGCATTGCTGCTCTGCATAGATCTATATCCCGTTACGCTCCAGGTACTCCCGGTCCAGTATCGCATAAAAGTATTGGTTGACCCACTGATTGTTCCAGTGTATTTCTTCCCGGAATACGCCCTCGCGGACCATGCCTAACCTGTCCAGCACCTGGATGGATGAGGTATTGTATTCATTGCACATAGCCACGACTCTGTGGGCCTTCCATTCTTCAAAAGCAAGCTTCAGGGCCAGCTGCGCCGCTTCGGTGCAGTAGCCTTGCCCCCGGTATTCAGGGAAAAGGCTGTAGCCCAGTTCCCAGCTCTCCCGCTCTTTTACATACCAGTGTATACTCACTTCCCCTACAGGAGTTGCCTCCGGGGAGGCGAGCCGGATCAGGAATTGTCTGTGCCAATCGCTATGGATTCGTTCCTCCACAGTCTTCCGGACTGCCTCCTTGTCGGTTGGAATCATATCCTCGAAGGGCCAGAGCGAGTTGTTAGTTTCCAGATCTGTGATGAAATCGATATCGTCCGGGGTGACCGGAGATAGTATGATTCTTGCATTCATTTTGTAAACCTCCTGTTAGTATGATTTCGATACGATCTTGCCGTCTTTCATTACCCAGTTGACCTGACGCAGGTTGTTAATATCCGCCAGCGGATCTCCCCCGACGACCAACAGATCGGCCCTCTTGCCTGTCTCAATGGTACCGAGTTCATGATCCAGCCTACAGATCTTGGCACCGGATGAAGTGGCGGCCATAATAATCTGCATCGGGGAGAGGCCGGCTTGGCCTAACAGCTGGATCTCCTTCCACGGCATACCGGCTCTGTACCACGGAGGAGCTTCTTCGATAAAATCATCCCCCAGTCCAATCTCCCCGCCTGCCTGAATAAATCTCCGGACATTATCCAGCCCTTGCTCCAGCAGCGGCGCACCGAATTTGTCCTGGAACATCTGGAGTACGGTGAGCGTGGGGACGATACGGATGCTCACGCTCACCATTTGCCGGATCAGTTGATCGTCCAGCCGGTCGTAGACCATATGCGCAGCATCACTGATCCCTGCATCCACCAGAATCTGAAGATTGCGTGCACTTGTAACATGAGCAGATACGTAAGCGCCCATGCTTCGGGCCTCCTGGCAGATCGCTTCGAGAATCTCCTGATTCAGCTGGGGGAGTCCGGCGGTGGCGGAATCGTAGCCGTCTTCCAGCGCTGTTTTGATGAAATGTATTCCTTGTCCCAAGACTTCACGGACCTTAAGCCGCGCCTCATCCGCACTCCCTACCCCGATAGGCTCCTGACCACCGTAACCGCCTGGAGCAGTGAATACCTTGCCGGATGTAAGAATTCTGGGAAAAGCACCGCTCTCCAATTGCTGCGTCTGAGTGACTACATCGTCAATCGATGCTGCCGTAGTCATTCCTTCATCGCGGATCGTAGTAATTCCTTCTGCAAGGCACGCGGCCAAATATTTCGTATGATATCCGTGCAGCGGCTTATTCTGTATGTACTTGAAGCTGGTATGGGCATGGGTGTGAATAAACCCCGGCACAATGAACAGACCCTCCAGGTCGATCACTGTTGTTGCGGAGTCATACCCGGTTCTCCCGTGAATATTACTATGTTGTGTTATGGTGCCGAAGCGGCCATTAACAATCTCAATGCTTGTATGATGCAGCGGCGGCCGTCCGGTTCCATCGATTACAGTTCCGTTCGTCAGCAAGATGCGCTCATTCCCCATGATAGTAGCGTCCCTTCAGTTAAAGGTAGTTGTCGTTCCTCACAAAGTATAGGACATTCCCCCTGGCGGATATAGATAATATTCTTTTTGGAAACGTTCGTTGCTTACCGGACTATCGTTCCGCTATAGGTGCCGGTGAATGAAGATTGGCTGTTTGGGCGGCTGCCAGGTGTGGTAAGTAACATAACGTACAGCCAAGCAGGCACACTGCCTGATGCATAAACACCAGACCTTAAGCCATGCTAACATGATTAATCAACATTACTGTGGATAGCGAAAGGAGAATGGATTATGCCAGACACTAACAAACAACCTGTTAAAACCCTGCCGCCGCAGGTACAGGATCAACGCCCCGGAATTGAGAGTGAGATGAACCCGCTCCCGGAGTTTGAGACACCGGCGTACAAGGCAGCAGGCAAGCTGCTGGGCAAGGCCGCGCTCATTACGGGAGGCGATAGCGGGATCGGGCGTGCGGTTGCCGTTCATTTTGCCAAGGAGGGCGCGGATGTGGTAATCTCCTATTTGAACGAGCATGAGGATGCGGAAGAGACCAAGCGCCAGGTGGAACAAGAGGGCAGAAAATGCATTCTGATCGCCGGGGACATCGGGGACGAATGCTTCTGTCAAAGCCTGATTCGTCAAACCGTTGAAGGACTCGGTAAGCTCGACATCCTGATCAACAATGCGGCGGAGCAGCATCCGCAGGACCATATTGAGGACATCTCAGCGGAGCAGCTGGAGCGTACGTTCCGGACGAATATTTTCTCCATGTTCTATCTGACCAAAGCAGCCATGCCTCATCTTACAAAAGGCTCTACGATCATTAACACCACCTCCATCACGGCGTATCGCGGCAGCCCGCAGCTGCTGGACTATTCGTCCACCAAGGGAGCGATTCTCAGCTTCACCCGTTCGCTGTCGATGAATCTGGCCGATAAGGGCATCCGCGTGAATGCGGTAGCGCCCGGACCAATCTGGACCCCGCTGATTCCGTCCACCTTTGACGCGAAGAAGGTCAGTGAGTTCGGCGGCACCCAGCCGATGAAGCGCCCGGGACAGCCTGAAGAGCTGGCACCGGCTTATGTATACCTGGCCTCGGACGATTCCTCCTATGTGAGCGGACAGGTGATGCATGTGAACGGCGGCGAGGTTGTCAACGGCTGATGGGATAAGTTATCGTGTGCAACATATAAATTCTATTTCAAAAAAGCCTAACCGCTTGCCGGCAGGCTTTTTTTCTGCGCTTGTAACTATTACAATATATTTCCGTCTATTTAGATAATTGGATATGAAAAGGGGATTGGGATGCTTAGAAAAAAAGGATTCATTCTATCTGCAGCGGGGATTTTTGTTTTTCTGGTAGTGTTCATTTACTTGACTCCTTTTGCAGGGAGACTTGTGGCAAATACAAGATTGGAAGGAAAGGCAAAAAGCATTGGGGTTAGAATTAAGCAGGAATCACCGCCGCTACCCCTTGTTACTTCCGGAAAAACCCAAATTCCGGTTACCCAAGGCAGCTATTGCTGGGGGAAATTAGGATGTGCGGATTATATAGGAGGACAATCCATGGTACAGGGGGTTACTCCCTCGGTTATAGCCCCTGAGGGGGGGATCCATGTTGCTTTTACTTATAAACCGGCACCCGGCGGGTTAACCGTTCAGCAATTTGTCGATGATAAAGAAGTGCAAATTCCATTGCAGAACGGCTCTTTCAATGCTCCAAAAGAACAAGGCGTTTATTACTATGGCATATCAGCATTCTGGACAACCGAGGATGGTAAATTTTCAGAAGGGAGTTCATCTGTGGTTTTTGTAATTGAAGTAAAATCTACGAAAGAATAGCCCTAAGAGGAATAATATGCTAATATACAACAAGCAAGATGAAACAACCGCATAGAACGATCACTAGGGGTGCCGCAAGGCTGAGACGGGCGTAGTTGTCCGGACCCTTTGAACCTGATCTGGTTTATACCAGCGTAGGGAAGTGGAGAACGAATATTGCAGCGGGGGGTACACGGTGAGTACCGGTATTCCAGCTTCTATTCCAGACTGCTTCCTTTACGGGGAGCGGTCTTTTTTGTGTTGTGGTGTAGATTGAGCTGGAACAGACAGGAGGGGAAGGGGATTGTACGAGATTCATGCGGTCTCGGACGGGCGGCTGCAGCCTGAAGCGCTGGCTGAATGGGCCGTGGCGGTGCATTCTATGGTGGATTACATTCATCTCCGGGAAAAGAAATTGTCCGCCTGGGAGCTGCTGGCGGCTGCGGAGAGGCTGCTTCAAGCCGGGATTCCGCCATCGAAGCTGGTCATTAATGACCGGATCGATGTTGCCCTGGCCGCTGGGGCAG is a window encoding:
- a CDS encoding S-layer homology domain-containing protein; this encodes MIGRKLVTVGLSLGLLLGSGGLMYAATDYEGHWAQKPISRWLEKGWLTGFADGSVRPDQAITRAEFIALMNRLAGLTAESKGKADFSDLPKTDWAYEEISKALEAGIIKGYGGTIRPGDPVLRQEAAIMVSRMLYYETGSTEVLSRFSDKDQIAGWSQADVAAMINAGGMRGYPDGRFAPKQAMTRAEAIALLDYYNVTSGGLQSVNISRSEGLGSFEPGAIKYYNNVTVSGYDVLLQNLKIFGDLVLEEGIGNGEVDLDSVEVLGKVIIQGSGDPSVQLKNTTLNQVIVQKKSGTARLVTEGATSVKTVSVQSSVILEEGECTGAGFTDIDLPSGIAAGLVVTLNGNFGDVNIEADGPNLHLQKGSIRTVKTAASASGLKMELDGGTTVTQAILNTSTKVTGAGRVLDVIVKEDE
- a CDS encoding amidohydrolase family protein, which codes for MGNERILLTNGTVIDGTGRPPLHHTSIEIVNGRFGTITQHSNIHGRTGYDSATTVIDLEGLFIVPGFIHTHAHTSFKYIQNKPLHGYHTKYLAACLAEGITTIRDEGMTTAASIDDVVTQTQQLESGAFPRILTSGKVFTAPGGYGGQEPIGVGSADEARLKVREVLGQGIHFIKTALEDGYDSATAGLPQLNQEILEAICQEARSMGAYVSAHVTSARNLQILVDAGISDAAHMVYDRLDDQLIRQMVSVSIRIVPTLTVLQMFQDKFGAPLLEQGLDNVRRFIQAGGEIGLGDDFIEEAPPWYRAGMPWKEIQLLGQAGLSPMQIIMAATSSGAKICRLDHELGTIETGKRADLLVVGGDPLADINNLRQVNWVMKDGKIVSKSY
- the citZ gene encoding citrate synthase, which encodes MTATKGLEGIVATTSSISSIVDGVLTYRGYDIDDLADHATFEETAYLLWFGSLPTVPELEALRRELSAHAAIPEQVLTQMKLYPKEANTMAALRSAVSSLALYDKAADDMSKEANQTKALKLQAQIPTVVAALARIRKGLEPVAPKAGLTIAENFLYMLWGKEPDAVSVKALDTALVLHADHELNASTFAGRVTVATLSDIYSGVTSAIGALKGPLHGGANEAVMKMLEEIGSLEAVEPYIQGKLERKEKIMGFGHRVYKNGDPRAKHLMKMSSELGTMKNDTSLYDMSVKVEELITSQKGLKPNVDFYSASVYTQLGIERELFTPIFAISRTSGWTAHILEQYEDNRIIRPRAEYTGMSDMKYVPVDER
- the icd gene encoding NADP-dependent isocitrate dehydrogenase — protein: MLKLEQYDLPTEGEQITIEDGKLLVPDQPIIPFIEGDGTGRDIWKASKRVLDAAVEKAYGGKKKIAWYEVFAGEKAFNTYGEWLPNDTLEAIREYIVAIKGPLTTPIGGGIRSLNVALRQELDLYVCLRPVRYFDGVPSPVKHPELVDMVIFRENTEDIYAGIEYQEGSAEVKKVIEFLQKEMGVNKIRFPETSGIGIKPVSEEGSKRLVRSAVEYAIKHGRKSVTLVHKGNIMKFTEGAFKNWGYEVAEQEFGDKVFTWNQYDVIKERDGEAAANAAQKEAEAAGKVIVKDAIADIALQQVLTRPTDFDVIATLNLNGDYLSDALAAQIGGIGIAPGANINYLTGHAIFEATHGTAPKYADKDVVNPGSVILSGVMLLEHLGWQEAADLIYKGMSTAINNKTVTYDFARQMEGATELKCSAFADEIINHL
- a CDS encoding SDR family oxidoreductase, with the translated sequence MPDTNKQPVKTLPPQVQDQRPGIESEMNPLPEFETPAYKAAGKLLGKAALITGGDSGIGRAVAVHFAKEGADVVISYLNEHEDAEETKRQVEQEGRKCILIAGDIGDECFCQSLIRQTVEGLGKLDILINNAAEQHPQDHIEDISAEQLERTFRTNIFSMFYLTKAAMPHLTKGSTIINTTSITAYRGSPQLLDYSSTKGAILSFTRSLSMNLADKGIRVNAVAPGPIWTPLIPSTFDAKKVSEFGGTQPMKRPGQPEELAPAYVYLASDDSSYVSGQVMHVNGGEVVNG
- a CDS encoding GNAT family protein, with protein sequence MNARIILSPVTPDDIDFITDLETNNSLWPFEDMIPTDKEAVRKTVEERIHSDWHRQFLIRLASPEATPVGEVSIHWYVKERESWELGYSLFPEYRGQGYCTEAAQLALKLAFEEWKAHRVVAMCNEYNTSSIQVLDRLGMVREGVFREEIHWNNQWVNQYFYAILDREYLERNGI